The segment ACACCTCCGCGATACCCGCGCCCATCTGGCCGCAGCCCACTACCCCGACGTTCTGGATGTCGTTCAAGACGCCTTGCCCTCTCCCTGGTCCGCGAGACGGGATCCGGACCGTTGTACGGGGCCGGATCCCATCGATCGACATTACACGGCGCGGCGGTGCGGTTGCGGTGCCGCCTGCGCCGGTGCGGTTGCGGTGCCGTCGGTCGGGGTTGCTGGTTCCGTCCTCAAGCGCCGGACGGGCTGGGGTGGCCGTGGGGTCGGGGCCACCACCGGGGATCTCTCCTCGGCGCTCGCGACTCTGGCACCTTCGAGTTCGTGCCCGGGATCCTCGCTCGTCGCGCTGCGGGAGAACCCCGGCATGTCCCCTCCCAGCCGGAGCGGCAAGTTCAGCCCGTCCGGCGTTTGAGGACACGCCCGAAGGGCGTTCGGGGGTCCGGGGGCTTGCCCCCGGCGGGTCCGGGCGGAGCCCGGTTTCGGGAAGGGGCGGGGTGGGGGATTCCCCCTCTCCCACGGACCGTCGGCCGCCCACGAACCGCAACCACCCACCCGGTCGGGGCGCGGCCTCGGCCCCGACCGACGGTTACGTGACCGTGCACGCCGCCCCGTTGAGCGTGAACGCAACCGGCTTGGCATTGGCCCCGGACCAGCCCGCCGTGAAGCCGAAGGAGACGGACGAGCCGGAGGCAATCGCGGCGTTCCAGGTGAGGGAGGCGGCGGTGACCGTGGAGCCGGTCTGGGTGTAGGTGGCGTTCCAGAGCTGGGTGATCGTCTGGCCGTTGGCGAAGGCCCAGGAGAGGGTCCAGCCGTTGACGGCGGTGGAGCCGGTGTTCTTGATCGACACGTCGCCCTGGAAGCCGGTGTTCCACTGGTTGGTGACGGTGTACGTCACCGCACAGGCCGCCGGCGAGACGGTAGGAGACGTGGTCGGCGTCACCGTCGGCGTCGCCGTAGGCGAGGCCGTGCCACCGCCCGTCGTGTCCGACGTGTCGGCGTAGACGATGCCACGCCCGTTCGTGCTGACGTAGACCCGCCCGTAGACCCGCGGGTCGCCCGTGATGGCGGCGCCGGTCCACCCGTACTGGTGGGCGGCGTCGTTGATCCGGGTCCAGGTCGACCCGGCGTCGGTGGAGCGGAAGATGCCGCGGACGCCGGCGATCTTGGCGCTGGTGTAGAGGGCCGGGTAGGAGGCGCCGGTGGCGGCCTTGCCGAAGCCGATGCTGTCGGCCTGGTCGACGTTGGAGAGCCGGGTGAAGGAGGCGCCGGAGTCGGTGGAGTGCCACAGGCCGTACGTGCCGGTGGAGGTGCCGCCGGCCAGCCAGATGTCGCCTTCGGCGCCGGGGACGGCCTTGAAGCGTACGGGGCCGTCGGCGGGGAGCCCGGAGGCCGCCGTGGCGGTGAAGGCGGCGCCGCCGTTCGTGCTGACGTAGAAGGCGCCGGACTTGAAGGCGTAGAACTTCTTGGCGTTCACGCGGTCGGATTCGACGACCGCCCCGGCCGGGACACCGGTGGAGGCGGTCCAGGAACTGCCGTAGCCGGTGGTGTGGTTGACGCCGGTGCCGTCGGGGCTCCAGACGAAGCCGCTGGCGTCGGCCGCCGCGGCGACCGTGCCGCCGCCGGTGACGCCGGAGGGCTCGGCGCCCTGGAACCAGTTGGCGCCGTTGTCCGTTGAGAAGGCGATATGTGGTGCGGTGTCGTTGTTGCCCACCCGGGCGACGGTGTTGGGGGAGGACTCGGCGTAGTCGAGGCTGGTGGTCGTGGTGAAGCTGGGGGAGGTGTACATCATGGCGGGTACGGCGGTGAGATCGGTGTGGCGGAAGCCGCCGATGTCGCCGAGGGCGCTGAGCAGCGGGGCGCCTGACGGCGGGCTGATGAGGTCGTTGACGGCGGTCTCCTCGATACCCCTGACCATCGGCGTGATCTTGATCTGGCCGCCCGAGGTGTCCCACGCGGTCAGATTCTCGGTGCCGTAGACCGTCGCGCCGGTGCCGTACATCATGCGGTCGGAGTCGAAGGGGTCGATTTCCAGGCCCTCGGTCATCCAGCCGAGCTTGGGCGTGACCTCGGGCGGCGAGGGATTCGTGCCGAAGGTCAGCCAGGGGACGGTGGAGACGTCCTGGGTGTAGCGGAAGGTGCGGCTCGGATAGCCGCTCCAGTCGTACGCGTGCGTCCAGGTGGCCCCGCTGTCGGTGGAGCGGTAGATCTGGGTGTCGGGCCACCAGGAGCTGTAGCCGGTCACCATGACGGTGCCGGGGTGCTGGCGGTCGACGGTCAGGCCCGCGTAGCCGAAGTAGGTGTCGGTGTCGGAGAGTGGGCTGACGTTGGTCCAGGTGCCGGTCGCGGTCGCGTAGCGCCAGACCTGGCCCTTGACGCCGTCGTACGGGCCGCCGGTGTCGCTGGTGGCGATGTAGA is part of the Streptomyces sp. NBC_01262 genome and harbors:
- a CDS encoding cellulose binding domain-containing protein — protein: MPRRVLGSLLAALALIGGLLTAMAVAARTATAAATAESYTWKNARIDGGGFVPGIVFNRSEKNLAYARTDIGGAYRWVQSSKSWTPLLDSVDWDHWGYTGVVSLASDAVNPDRVYAAVGTYTNSWDPNNGAVLRSSDRGATWTASALPFKLGGNMPGRGMGERLAIDPNKNSVLYLGAPSGNGLWRSTDSGVTWAKVTAFPNVGNYAPDPTDTSGYQSDNEGVVWVTFDERTGASGSATQTIYVGVADKDNTVYRSTDGGSTWARISGQPTGYIAHKGVLDSTNGYLYIATSDTGGPYDGVKGQVWRYATATGTWTNVSPLSDTDTYFGYAGLTVDRQHPGTVMVTGYSSWWPDTQIYRSTDSGATWTHAYDWSGYPSRTFRYTQDVSTVPWLTFGTNPSPPEVTPKLGWMTEGLEIDPFDSDRMMYGTGATVYGTENLTAWDTSGGQIKITPMVRGIEETAVNDLISPPSGAPLLSALGDIGGFRHTDLTAVPAMMYTSPSFTTTTSLDYAESSPNTVARVGNNDTAPHIAFSTDNGANWFQGAEPSGVTGGGTVAAAADASGFVWSPDGTGVNHTTGYGSSWTASTGVPAGAVVESDRVNAKKFYAFKSGAFYVSTNGGAAFTATAASGLPADGPVRFKAVPGAEGDIWLAGGTSTGTYGLWHSTDSGASFTRLSNVDQADSIGFGKAATGASYPALYTSAKIAGVRGIFRSTDAGSTWTRINDAAHQYGWTGAAITGDPRVYGRVYVSTNGRGIVYADTSDTTGGGTASPTATPTVTPTTSPTVSPAACAVTYTVTNQWNTGFQGDVSIKNTGSTAVNGWTLSWAFANGQTITQLWNATYTQTGSTVTAASLTWNAAIASGSSVSFGFTAGWSGANAKPVAFTLNGAACTVT